One Sphingomonas sp. LHG3406-1 genomic window carries:
- the rplL gene encoding 50S ribosomal protein L7/L12 — MADINNIVDQLSALTVLEAAELAKALEEKWGVSAAAAVAVAGPAGGGAAAPAAEEKTEFDVILTGDGGKKINVIKEVRVITGLGLGEAKALVEGAPKALKEGVNKDEAEKIKKQIEEAGGTVELK, encoded by the coding sequence ATGGCTGACATCAACAACATCGTCGACCAGCTGTCGGCGCTCACCGTCCTCGAGGCCGCCGAGCTGGCCAAGGCCCTCGAAGAGAAGTGGGGCGTTTCGGCCGCCGCTGCCGTCGCCGTTGCCGGTCCCGCCGGTGGTGGCGCCGCTGCCCCGGCCGCCGAAGAGAAGACCGAGTTCGACGTGATCCTCACCGGCGACGGTGGCAAGAAGATCAACGTCATCAAGGAAGTCCGCGTCATCACCGGCCTGGGCCTCGGCGAAGCCAAGGCGCTGGTCGAGGGTGCTCCGAAGGCGCTCAAGGAAGGCGTCAACAAGGACGAGGCCGAGAAGATCAAGAAGCAGATCGAGGAAGCCGGCGGCACCGTCGAGCTCAAGTAA
- a CDS encoding chorismate-binding protein: protein MKVEARVLARRLPAGLDPLTAYRALGAGVPGTGLFEAPEGQCLVMGRACVRAEARDGIVELVALNANGEALLTALDTSAAMERRTDRLTLAFAKPRSDDAAERLLGPQPLHALRALLAAAAAPSGEPFGAILLGIAGFDLAAWGEEMPAGRAADFPEFVFWVPDTLLTVAPGGAARLLCTAFGPDERHANDAARRLEEGLAALAAAPAPFDFAPGERAKTVVGPEWSAEGAKSKGLIAFTPDLSDNDYATLVTRLKQEIAAGEVYQIVPSRTFRGPCPDPLAAYARLRRAEPASYRFYLSGEDWTLLGASPETSVRLSAGGASGRIVEVKPIAGTRPRGATPDEDDRLEAEMRLDGKELAEHMMLVDLARNDVARVSLPGTRRVAKLLTVERFARVMHLVSSVTGTLRPGLDAFDALAACLNVGTLVGAPKIRAMQLLRQHEATRRGPYGGAIGWIAGNGRMDTAVVIRSAMVKDGVASVRSGAGVVHDSIPEAEAAETRAKASALLGVLGA, encoded by the coding sequence GTGAAGGTCGAAGCACGGGTCCTCGCCCGCCGTCTGCCGGCCGGACTCGATCCCCTGACGGCCTATCGCGCGCTCGGCGCCGGCGTGCCGGGCACGGGCCTGTTCGAGGCGCCCGAGGGCCAGTGCCTGGTGATGGGCCGCGCCTGCGTGCGGGCTGAGGCGCGCGACGGAATTGTCGAGCTGGTGGCCCTCAATGCCAATGGCGAGGCCCTGCTGACCGCGCTCGACACCAGTGCCGCCATGGAGCGGCGGACCGACCGGCTGACCCTCGCCTTCGCCAAGCCGCGGAGCGACGATGCCGCCGAGCGCCTGCTCGGGCCGCAGCCGCTCCATGCACTGCGCGCCCTGCTCGCCGCCGCCGCGGCCCCGAGTGGCGAGCCGTTCGGGGCAATCCTGCTCGGGATCGCGGGCTTCGACCTTGCCGCCTGGGGCGAGGAGATGCCGGCCGGGCGTGCGGCCGACTTTCCGGAATTCGTCTTCTGGGTGCCCGACACGTTGCTGACGGTCGCGCCCGGCGGCGCCGCGCGCCTGCTGTGCACGGCATTCGGCCCCGACGAGCGGCATGCGAATGACGCGGCTCGGCGGCTGGAGGAGGGGCTGGCGGCACTCGCCGCAGCACCGGCGCCTTTCGACTTCGCTCCGGGCGAACGAGCAAAGACTGTCGTTGGTCCTGAGTGGAGCGCCGAAGGCGCGAAGTCGAAGGGCCTCATCGCATTCACCCCGGACTTGTCCGACAACGATTACGCCACCCTCGTCACCCGCCTCAAGCAGGAGATCGCCGCCGGCGAGGTCTATCAGATCGTGCCGAGCCGGACCTTTCGCGGCCCCTGCCCCGACCCGCTCGCCGCCTACGCCCGCCTCCGCCGCGCCGAACCCGCCAGCTACCGCTTCTACCTTTCGGGTGAGGACTGGACCCTGCTCGGCGCGAGCCCGGAGACCAGCGTCCGCCTGTCCGCCGGCGGCGCGAGCGGCCGGATCGTCGAGGTGAAGCCGATCGCCGGCACCCGGCCGCGCGGCGCCACCCCCGACGAGGACGACCGGCTGGAAGCCGAGATGCGGCTCGACGGCAAGGAACTGGCCGAGCACATGATGCTGGTCGATCTCGCCCGCAACGACGTGGCGCGGGTGTCGCTCCCCGGCACTCGGCGGGTGGCGAAGCTGCTGACGGTGGAGCGGTTCGCCCGGGTCATGCACCTCGTGTCCTCGGTCACCGGAACGCTCCGGCCCGGCCTCGATGCCTTCGACGCGCTCGCCGCCTGCCTCAACGTCGGGACGTTGGTCGGTGCGCCCAAGATCCGGGCCATGCAGTTGCTGCGCCAGCATGAGGCGACCCGGCGCGGCCCCTATGGCGGCGCGATCGGCTGGATTGCGGGCAACGGCCGGATGGACACGGCCGTGGTGATCCGCTCGGCGATGGTGAAGGACGGCGTGGCGAGCGTCCGGTCGGGCGCGGGCGTGGTCCACGACAGCATCCCCGAGGCCGAGGCGGCGGAGACCCGCGCCAAGGCCTCCGCCCTCCTCGGAGTGCTCGGCGCATGA
- the rplJ gene encoding 50S ribosomal protein L10, with the protein MDRNEKADLVAELKQVFTETSVVVVTRNLGLTVAQSTDLRLRMRDAGAQFKVAKNRLALIALDGTRYQPIGELLKGPTALATSIDPVAAAKVAVDFAKTTDKFEVVGGAMGDTVLDLNGIKALAELPSLDELRATLVGLVQAPASKIARTINEPGAQLARIFSAFAAKEAA; encoded by the coding sequence ATGGATCGCAACGAAAAGGCTGATCTGGTTGCCGAGCTGAAGCAGGTCTTCACCGAGACCAGCGTGGTGGTCGTCACCCGCAATCTCGGTCTGACGGTGGCCCAGTCCACCGATCTCCGCCTGCGGATGCGCGACGCCGGAGCCCAGTTCAAGGTTGCGAAGAACCGCCTCGCCCTGATCGCGCTCGATGGCACCCGCTATCAGCCGATCGGTGAGCTGCTCAAGGGCCCGACCGCCCTCGCCACGTCCATCGATCCCGTCGCAGCCGCCAAGGTTGCGGTGGACTTCGCCAAGACCACCGACAAGTTCGAGGTCGTTGGCGGCGCGATGGGCGATACCGTTCTCGACCTGAACGGCATCAAGGCGCTGGCCGAGCTTCCGAGCCTCGACGAGCTCCGCGCGACCCTGGTTGGTCTGGTGCAAGCACCGGCCAGCAAGATCGCCCGGACCATCAACGAGCCCGGCGCGCAGCTTGCCCGCATCTTCTCGGCCTTCGCGGCCAAGGAAGCGGCATAA
- the aroF gene encoding 3-deoxy-7-phosphoheptulonate synthase, translated as MIIVLKPEAPAETAERLIARIKDAGLQPLHMPGAERVVLGALGDERVLAELALDSDPAVESVKPILAPYKLVSRELQAHDTVVDIGGVSVGGDRLAVVAGPCAVESADQLHETAAAVKAAGATLLRAGAYKPRTSPYGFSGHGLEGLKILREVGDDLGLPIVTEVMDTADVAHVAEAADCLQIGARNMQNYALLRAVGAAGRPVLLKRGLSATIQEWLLAAEYLMAAGNSQVILCERGIRTFEPATRNTLDLNAVPYVKLKTHLPVVVDPSHGTGIRDLVPAMSLAGVAAGADGLMIEVHRDPAVALSDGAQSLYPAQFERLMAALAPVAAAVGRQL; from the coding sequence ATGATCATCGTTCTCAAGCCCGAAGCCCCCGCCGAAACTGCCGAGCGGCTGATCGCCCGGATCAAGGATGCCGGCCTCCAGCCGCTCCACATGCCAGGCGCCGAACGCGTCGTCCTCGGCGCGCTTGGCGACGAGCGCGTGCTGGCCGAACTGGCCCTCGACAGCGATCCCGCCGTCGAAAGCGTCAAGCCGATCCTCGCCCCCTACAAGCTCGTCAGCCGCGAGCTTCAGGCGCACGACACAGTGGTCGACATCGGCGGCGTCAGCGTCGGCGGCGACCGGCTGGCGGTGGTGGCCGGGCCATGCGCGGTCGAAAGCGCCGACCAGCTGCACGAGACCGCTGCGGCGGTGAAGGCGGCCGGCGCCACCCTGCTGCGCGCCGGTGCCTACAAGCCGCGCACCAGCCCCTACGGCTTCTCCGGCCACGGGCTCGAAGGTCTCAAGATCCTGCGCGAGGTCGGCGACGATCTTGGCCTGCCGATCGTCACCGAGGTGATGGACACGGCCGACGTCGCCCATGTCGCCGAGGCCGCCGACTGCCTCCAGATCGGCGCCCGCAACATGCAGAATTACGCGCTCCTGCGCGCGGTCGGCGCGGCCGGGCGCCCGGTGCTGCTGAAGCGCGGCCTGTCCGCGACCATCCAGGAATGGCTGCTTGCCGCCGAATATCTGATGGCCGCCGGCAACAGCCAGGTCATCCTGTGCGAGCGCGGCATCCGCACTTTCGAGCCTGCCACGCGCAACACCCTCGACCTCAATGCGGTGCCCTACGTCAAGCTCAAGACCCATCTGCCGGTCGTGGTCGATCCGAGCCACGGCACCGGCATCCGCGACCTCGTGCCCGCGATGAGCCTGGCCGGCGTGGCCGCAGGGGCGGACGGGCTGATGATCGAGGTGCACCGCGACCCCGCCGTCGCCCTCTCGGATGGCGCCCAGTCGCTCTACCCGGCGCAGTTCGAGAGGCTGATGGCGGCGCTGGCGCCGGTCGCGGCGGCGGTCGGCCGGCAGCTGTGA
- a CDS encoding NAD(P)/FAD-dependent oxidoreductase, which yields MPAPASYDAIILGAGGAGLMCAAIAGQRGRRVLLLDHAPEPGRKILISGGGRCNFTNVGAGPANYLSANPHFARSALARYTPQDFLALVEKHRIAWHEKTLGQLFCDGSARQIVAMLLDESAAGGVTLRCETAVDGIDHADGRFRVTASGTTAEAPALVIATGGPSIPKLGATGFAYDLARRFGLKVVEPRPALVPLTLGGEEALFRTLSGVAAPVEARCGGASFREAALFTHKGMSGPAILQVSSYWKRGQAVAIDFLPQEGSGWLREAKRQRPRVRLPSLLGERLPARLADTLAERLGVPAELGNAPDRLLEEAERRLADWRFMPNGSEGFAKAEVTAGGISTADLSSRTMEARKVPGLYAIGEAVDVTGWLGGYNFQWAWASGVAAGQAI from the coding sequence CGGTGCCGGCGGCGCCGGACTGATGTGCGCCGCGATTGCCGGGCAGCGTGGGCGGCGCGTGCTGCTCCTCGACCACGCGCCGGAGCCCGGCCGCAAGATCCTCATCTCGGGCGGGGGCCGCTGCAACTTCACCAATGTCGGGGCGGGGCCGGCCAACTATCTTTCCGCCAACCCCCATTTCGCCCGCTCGGCGCTTGCCCGCTATACGCCGCAGGATTTTCTCGCCCTGGTCGAGAAGCACCGGATCGCCTGGCACGAGAAGACCCTCGGCCAGCTCTTCTGCGACGGCTCGGCCCGGCAGATCGTCGCCATGCTCCTCGACGAAAGCGCCGCTGGCGGTGTCACGCTCCGCTGCGAGACGGCGGTCGACGGCATCGACCATGCCGACGGCCGCTTCCGGGTGACCGCCAGCGGAACGACGGCCGAGGCCCCGGCACTGGTCATCGCCACCGGCGGCCCCTCCATCCCCAAGCTCGGCGCGACCGGATTCGCCTACGACCTCGCCCGCCGCTTCGGCCTTAAGGTGGTCGAACCACGTCCCGCGCTCGTGCCCCTGACCCTGGGCGGCGAGGAAGCGCTGTTTCGCACCCTGTCCGGCGTCGCTGCCCCCGTCGAGGCGCGCTGCGGCGGCGCTTCCTTCCGCGAGGCGGCCCTGTTCACGCACAAGGGGATGAGCGGTCCCGCCATCCTGCAGGTGTCGAGCTATTGGAAACGCGGCCAGGCGGTCGCGATCGATTTCCTGCCTCAGGAGGGCAGCGGCTGGCTGCGCGAGGCCAAGCGCCAGCGCCCGCGCGTGCGGCTTCCCAGCCTGCTTGGCGAGCGGCTACCGGCGCGCCTCGCGGACACACTGGCGGAGCGCCTCGGCGTCCCGGCCGAACTCGGCAATGCGCCCGACCGCCTGCTCGAGGAGGCCGAGCGCCGACTCGCCGACTGGCGCTTCATGCCGAACGGAAGCGAGGGCTTCGCCAAGGCCGAGGTCACTGCCGGCGGGATCAGCACGGCCGACCTCAGCTCCCGCACCATGGAGGCGCGTAAGGTGCCGGGTCTCTATGCCATCGGAGAGGCGGTCGACGTCACCGGCTGGCTCGGCGGTTACAATTTCCAGTGGGCCTGGGCGAGCGGGGTTGCGGCCGGCCAGGCGATTTGA
- a CDS encoding UrcA family protein encodes MSSSLKSTGLTALAFSASFGLIAIAIAPATAFAQSPDISITAPYEEEALSKRVAIGDLDLAKPRDMKRLDARIRSASRAVCEPNGFSLINDDELQCRKVAVASAQPQVARLRDQALSLAAAGQPSRIDTTLAVVAPDAE; translated from the coding sequence ATGTCCAGCAGTTTGAAGAGTACGGGTCTGACGGCTCTTGCCTTCTCGGCTTCGTTCGGCCTGATCGCGATTGCGATCGCGCCCGCCACCGCCTTTGCCCAGTCTCCCGATATCAGCATCACTGCGCCGTACGAGGAAGAAGCGCTGAGCAAGCGGGTGGCGATCGGCGACCTCGACCTCGCCAAGCCGCGCGACATGAAGCGCCTCGATGCCCGCATCCGCAGCGCCAGCCGCGCCGTCTGCGAGCCCAACGGCTTCAGCCTCATCAACGACGACGAACTGCAGTGCCGCAAGGTCGCCGTCGCCTCGGCCCAGCCGCAGGTCGCCCGCCTTCGCGACCAGGCGCTCAGCCTCGCCGCCGCCGGTCAGCCCAGCCGCATCGACACCACGCTCGCCGTGGTCGCGCCCGACGCGGAGTAA
- the rpoB gene encoding DNA-directed RNA polymerase subunit beta, giving the protein MATKSIDIPHNTSSGRFTKQRRIRKIFGNIHEISDMPNLIEVQRESYEQFLRSDPATGYVSGLEKTLRSVFPIQDFAGTAHLDFDHYVLEDPKFDTDECRQRGLTYAAPMRVTLRLTSFEIDPDTEAKSVIDIKEQDVYMGDMPLMTQNGTFIVNGTERVIVSQMHRSPGVLFDHDRGKTHASGKFLFAARVIPYRGSWLDFEFDAKDIVNVRIDRKRKLPVTALLHALGLTSEEILNEFYGRVTYLRGPNGWQIPYVPENWRGQKPMFDIMNADTGEVVFKAGEKITPRRANQAGKEGLANLIIPTETIFGRFSAFDLINESTGEIYVEAGDEITPENLEALDKAGIDRLELLDIDYVNTGPWIRNTLKADKSEDGDQALSDIYRVMRPGEPPTRETADALFYGLFFDPERYDLSAVGRVKLNMRLGLDAEDTVTTLRREDILAVVKELVNLKDGKGEIDDIDNLANRRVRSVGELLENQYRVGLLRMERAVKERMSSVDVSTVMPNDLINAKPAVAAVREFFGSSQLSQFMDQTNPLSEVTHKRRVSALGPGGLTRERAGFEVRDVHPTHYGRICPIETPEGPNIGLINSLASFSRVNKYGFIETPYRVVKDHKVTDQVVYLSAMEEAKHTIAQANAELNADGTFVEEIVSSRRNGDFLIAPRDQITLMDVSPKQLVSVAASLIPFLENDDANRALMGSNMQRQAVPLLQADAPLVGTGMEETVARDSGAAIGARRPGIVDQVDATRIVIRVTGELRPGESGVDIYSLMKFQRSNQSTCINQRPLVKVGDVVEAGEIIADGPSTQFGELALGRNVLVAFMPWNGYNYEDSILISERIVKDDVFTSIHIEEFEVMARDTKLGPEDITRDIPNVGEEALRNLDEAGIVYIGAEVEPGDILVGKITPKGESPMTPEEKLLRAIFGEKASDVRDTSLRLPPGVAGTIVDVRVFNRHGIDIDDRTRAIQAEEKDRLKGDAESERRILNRATFARLQEMLIGQVATAAPKTIKKGATLDEAALEGTDKHDWWKIAVKDDSRQADIEALKGQYDEAEAAIRRKLEDRIQKVEAGDELAPGVLKMVKVFVAVKRKLQPGDKMAGRHGNKGVISRILPIEDMPFLEDGTHADIVLNPLGVPSRMNVGQIFETHLGWAARGLGKQIGDMLEEMHHRGSDYAGKDAAAIRDKLKSLYGEQYAGDIDARSDESVLDLARNLVGGLPMGTPVFDGAREPDVSVALTQAGLDTSGQSTLYDGRTGEPFDRKVTMGIIYMLKLHHLVDDKIHARSIGPYSLVTQQPLGGKAQFGGQRFGEMEVWALQAYGAAYTLQEMLTVKSDDVIGRTKVYEAIVKGDDTFEAGIPESFNVLVKEMRSLGLNVELDSVDNLDEPPALAAE; this is encoded by the coding sequence ATGGCCACCAAGTCGATCGACATTCCGCACAACACGTCCTCGGGCCGCTTCACCAAGCAGCGCCGCATCCGCAAGATCTTCGGCAACATCCACGAGATCAGCGACATGCCGAACCTCATCGAGGTTCAGCGCGAGAGCTACGAGCAGTTCCTGCGTTCCGATCCGGCGACCGGCTATGTGTCGGGCCTCGAGAAGACCCTGCGCTCGGTCTTCCCGATCCAGGATTTCGCCGGCACCGCGCACCTCGACTTCGACCATTATGTCCTCGAGGACCCGAAGTTCGACACCGACGAGTGCCGCCAGCGCGGCCTGACCTATGCCGCGCCGATGCGCGTCACCCTGCGCCTCACCTCCTTCGAGATCGATCCCGACACCGAGGCCAAGTCGGTCATCGATATCAAGGAGCAGGACGTCTACATGGGCGACATGCCGCTCATGACGCAGAACGGCACCTTCATCGTCAACGGCACCGAGCGCGTCATCGTGTCGCAGATGCACCGTTCGCCGGGCGTGCTGTTCGACCATGACCGCGGCAAGACCCACGCCTCGGGCAAGTTCCTGTTCGCCGCCCGCGTCATCCCGTACCGCGGCTCGTGGCTCGACTTCGAATTCGACGCCAAGGACATCGTCAACGTCCGTATCGACCGCAAGCGCAAGCTGCCGGTGACGGCGCTGCTGCACGCGCTCGGCCTGACCTCGGAAGAGATCCTCAACGAATTCTACGGCCGCGTGACCTACCTGCGCGGGCCCAACGGATGGCAGATCCCCTACGTGCCGGAGAACTGGCGCGGCCAGAAGCCGATGTTCGACATCATGAACGCCGACACCGGCGAAGTGGTGTTCAAGGCCGGCGAGAAGATCACCCCGCGCCGCGCCAACCAGGCCGGCAAGGAAGGCCTCGCCAACCTGATCATCCCGACCGAGACCATCTTCGGCCGCTTCTCCGCCTTCGACCTCATCAACGAGTCGACCGGCGAGATCTACGTCGAGGCCGGTGACGAGATCACCCCCGAGAACCTCGAAGCGCTCGACAAGGCCGGCATCGACCGGCTCGAGCTGCTCGACATCGATTATGTCAACACCGGTCCCTGGATCCGCAACACGCTCAAGGCCGACAAGTCCGAGGACGGCGACCAGGCCCTGTCGGACATCTACCGCGTCATGCGCCCCGGCGAGCCGCCGACGCGCGAGACCGCGGACGCGCTGTTCTACGGCCTGTTCTTCGATCCGGAGCGCTACGACCTGTCGGCCGTCGGCCGCGTCAAGCTCAACATGCGCCTCGGCCTCGACGCCGAGGACACGGTCACGACGCTCCGCCGCGAGGACATCCTGGCGGTGGTCAAGGAGCTGGTGAATCTCAAGGACGGCAAGGGCGAGATCGACGACATCGACAATCTCGCCAACCGCCGCGTGCGGTCGGTCGGCGAGCTGCTCGAGAACCAGTATCGCGTCGGCCTCCTGCGCATGGAGCGCGCGGTCAAGGAGCGCATGAGCTCGGTCGACGTGTCGACGGTCATGCCGAACGACCTCATCAACGCCAAGCCGGCGGTCGCCGCGGTGCGCGAGTTCTTCGGTTCGTCGCAGCTGTCGCAGTTCATGGACCAGACCAATCCGCTGTCCGAAGTGACCCACAAGCGGCGCGTCTCGGCCCTCGGGCCGGGCGGTCTGACCCGTGAGCGCGCGGGCTTCGAAGTCCGCGACGTCCACCCGACCCACTATGGCCGAATCTGCCCGATCGAGACTCCGGAAGGGCCGAACATCGGCCTGATCAACTCGCTCGCCAGCTTCAGCCGGGTGAACAAGTATGGCTTCATCGAGACGCCGTACCGCGTGGTGAAGGACCACAAGGTCACCGACCAGGTCGTCTATCTGTCGGCGATGGAAGAAGCGAAGCACACGATCGCTCAGGCGAACGCCGAGCTGAACGCCGACGGCACCTTCGTCGAGGAGATCGTCTCGTCGCGGCGCAACGGCGACTTCCTGATCGCACCGCGCGACCAGATCACGCTGATGGACGTCAGCCCCAAGCAGCTCGTCTCGGTCGCCGCCTCGCTCATTCCCTTCCTGGAGAATGACGACGCCAACCGCGCGCTGATGGGCTCGAACATGCAGCGCCAGGCGGTTCCGCTCCTCCAGGCGGATGCGCCGCTGGTCGGCACCGGCATGGAAGAAACGGTCGCCCGCGATTCCGGCGCCGCCATCGGTGCCCGTCGTCCGGGCATCGTCGACCAGGTCGATGCGACCCGCATCGTCATCCGCGTCACCGGCGAGCTTCGCCCGGGCGAGAGCGGCGTCGATATCTACAGCCTGATGAAGTTCCAGCGCTCGAACCAGTCGACCTGCATCAACCAGCGTCCGCTGGTGAAGGTCGGCGACGTGGTCGAGGCCGGCGAGATCATCGCCGACGGTCCCTCGACCCAGTTCGGTGAGCTGGCGCTCGGCCGCAACGTGCTCGTCGCGTTCATGCCGTGGAACGGCTACAACTACGAAGACTCGATCCTCATCTCCGAGCGGATCGTGAAGGACGACGTCTTCACCTCGATCCATATCGAGGAGTTCGAGGTCATGGCCCGCGACACCAAGCTCGGGCCGGAGGACATCACCCGCGACATCCCGAACGTCGGCGAGGAAGCGCTCCGCAACCTCGACGAGGCGGGCATCGTCTACATCGGTGCCGAGGTTGAGCCGGGCGACATCCTGGTCGGCAAGATCACGCCGAAGGGCGAAAGCCCGATGACGCCGGAAGAGAAGCTCCTCCGCGCCATCTTCGGCGAGAAGGCCTCGGACGTCCGCGACACCTCGCTGCGCCTGCCGCCGGGCGTTGCGGGCACGATCGTCGACGTTCGCGTCTTCAATCGCCACGGCATCGACATCGACGACCGTACCCGCGCCATCCAGGCCGAGGAGAAGGACCGCCTCAAGGGCGACGCCGAATCCGAGCGCCGGATCCTCAACCGCGCCACCTTCGCCCGTCTGCAGGAAATGCTGATCGGCCAGGTCGCGACCGCCGCGCCCAAGACGATCAAGAAGGGTGCGACACTCGACGAGGCGGCGCTGGAAGGCACCGACAAGCACGACTGGTGGAAGATCGCCGTCAAGGACGACAGCCGTCAGGCCGACATCGAGGCGCTCAAGGGCCAGTATGACGAGGCCGAGGCGGCCATCCGCCGCAAGCTCGAGGACCGCATCCAGAAGGTGGAAGCGGGCGACGAGCTGGCGCCTGGCGTGCTGAAGATGGTCAAGGTGTTCGTCGCGGTTAAGCGCAAGCTTCAGCCGGGCGACAAGATGGCCGGCCGTCACGGCAACAAGGGCGTCATCAGCCGCATCCTGCCGATCGAGGACATGCCGTTCCTCGAGGACGGGACCCATGCCGACATCGTGCTCAACCCGCTGGGCGTGCCGAGCCGCATGAACGTCGGGCAGATCTTCGAGACCCACCTTGGCTGGGCCGCCCGCGGCCTTGGCAAGCAGATCGGAGACATGCTCGAGGAGATGCACCACCGCGGTTCGGATTACGCCGGCAAGGATGCCGCCGCGATCCGCGACAAGCTCAAGAGCCTCTACGGCGAGCAATATGCCGGTGACATCGACGCGCGGTCGGACGAAAGCGTTCTCGACCTCGCACGCAACCTCGTCGGCGGTCTGCCGATGGGCACGCCGGTGTTCGACGGCGCTCGCGAGCCGGACGTGTCGGTTGCGCTGACCCAGGCCGGGCTCGACACTTCGGGCCAGTCGACCCTGTACGATGGCCGCACCGGCGAGCCGTTCGACCGCAAGGTCACGATGGGCATCATCTACATGCTCAAGCTGCACCACCTCGTGGATGACAAGATCCACGCCCGTTCAATCGGGCCGTACAGCCTCGTCACCCAGCAGCCGCTGGGCGGCAAGGCGCAGTTCGGCGGCCAGCGCTTCGGCGAAATGGAGGTGTGGGCGCTCCAGGCCTACGGCGCCGCCTACACGCTGCAGGAAATGCTGACGGTCAAGTCGGACGACGTGATCGGCCGGACCAAGGTCTACGAGGCGATCGTCAAGGGTGACGACACGTTCGAGGCCGGCATTCCGGAGAGCTTCAACGTGCTGGTCAAGGAAATGCGCTCGCTCGGCCTCAACGTCGAACTCGACAGCGTCGACAATCTCGACGAGCCGCCCGCGCTGGCTGCGGAGTAA
- a CDS encoding aminodeoxychorismate/anthranilate synthase component II — protein MRPVLLIDNLDSFTYNLVESLERLGAEVLVRRNRIAAADALAEAQGKGAIIMISPGPGAPKEAGCCLDLIALAKGKVPVIGICLGHQALVEQAGGAVTRAPDPVHGKSMLLSHDGAGPFAGLENPVRVGRYHSLCTRDLPGRFTVHAAVDGMAMAFSDAEAMQAGLQFHPESILTTRGDAMLANLLAMFA, from the coding sequence ATGAGACCGGTCCTCCTCATCGACAATCTCGACAGCTTCACCTACAACCTGGTCGAGAGCCTGGAACGGCTTGGCGCCGAGGTGCTGGTCCGCCGCAATCGGATCGCCGCCGCCGACGCGCTGGCAGAAGCTCAGGGGAAAGGCGCGATCATCATGATCTCGCCCGGGCCCGGCGCACCGAAAGAGGCGGGCTGCTGCCTCGACCTCATCGCCCTGGCGAAGGGCAAGGTGCCGGTGATCGGCATCTGCCTTGGCCATCAGGCCCTCGTCGAGCAGGCGGGCGGCGCCGTCACCCGCGCGCCCGATCCGGTGCACGGCAAGTCGATGCTGCTCAGCCATGATGGCGCTGGTCCGTTCGCCGGGCTGGAGAACCCCGTGCGGGTCGGGCGCTACCACAGCCTCTGCACCCGCGACCTGCCGGGACGCTTCACCGTCCATGCCGCGGTCGACGGCATGGCCATGGCGTTCAGCGACGCCGAGGCCATGCAGGCGGGGCTGCAATTCCACCCGGAAAGCATCCTCACCACGCGCGGCGATGCCATGCTCGCCAACCTGCTGGCGATGTTCGCCTAG